In a single window of the Elaeis guineensis isolate ETL-2024a chromosome 8, EG11, whole genome shotgun sequence genome:
- the LOC105035580 gene encoding probable magnesium transporter NIPA4: protein MAPEASSGRSWVESYTGMSADNIKGLILALSSSFFIGASFIVKKKGLKKAGASGVRAGAGGYSYLHEPLWWVGMITMIVGEVANFAAYAFAPAILVTPLGALSIIISAALAHIILRERLHVFGILGCVLCVVGSTTIVLHAPQEREIESVKEVWDLATEPAFLFYAAVVIAAVFVLIFHFIPQYGQTHIMVYIGVCSLIGSLSVMSVKALGIALKLTFSGMNQLIYPETWAFTIVVAACVITQMNYLNKALDTFNTAVVSPIYYVMFTSLTILASVIMFKDWDRQNPTQIVTEMCGFITILSGTFLLHKTKDMADGHSPSLSVRPQKSADGDGYLTEGIPLRCQDSLGLP, encoded by the exons ATGGCGCCGGAGGCGTCGTCGGGGAGGAGCTGGGTGGAGTCCTACACCGGGATGTCTGCCGACAACATCAAGGGCCTCATCCTCGCTCTCTCCTCGAGCTTCTTTATCGGCGCCAGCTTCATCGTCAAGAAGAAGGGTTTGAAGAAGGCGGGTGCTTCTGGGGTTAGGGCAG GAGCTGGGGGCTATTCTTACTTGCACGAACCACTTTGGTGGGTGGGAATGATAACAA TGATTGTTGGTGAAGTTGCTAATTTTGCAGCTTATGCATTTGCTCCAGCTATTTTGGTCACTCCTCTTGGTGCACTTAGCATAATCATCAG TGCTGCCCTTGCACATATCATATTACGGGAGAGGCTCCATGTATTTGGCATTCTTGGTTGTGTTCTTTGTGTTGTGGGGTCAACCACAATTGTTCTCCATGCCCCTCAGGAGCGTGAGATTGAATCTGTGAAGGAAGTATGGGATCTGGCAACCGAACCAG CTTTTCTGTTCTATGCAGCGGTAGTAATTGCTGCTGTTTTTGTACTTATATTCCATTTTATCCCCCAGTACGGACAGACACACATTATGGTGTACATTGGTGTTTGCTCTCTCATAGGTTCTCTATCG GTTATGAGTGTGAAAGCTCTTGGAATAGCTCTGAAGTTAACATTTTCGGGAATGAATCAGTTAATTTATCCTGAAACTTGGGCTTTCACAATAGTTGTAGCTGCATGTGTGATTACTCAAATGAACTATCTCAACAAG gCTCTTGATACATTCAACACAGCAGTCGTGTCGCCCATATACTATGTGATGTTTACATCCTTAACCATTTTGGCTAGTGTGATCATGTTCAAG GATTGGGATCGGCAAAATCCAACACAAATAGTCACAGAGATGTGTGGCTTTATCACTATTCTTTCTGGGACATTTCTTCTTCACAAGACCAAGGACATGGCTGATG GTCATTCACCATCTCTATCTGTGCGCCCCCAAAAGAGTGCGGATGGAGATGGCTACCTCACTGAGGGCATTCCTCTCAGGTGTCAGGACTCACTCGGATTGCCATGA